The sequence TTTGGTTGCCAATATTGGTTTCAACCCAATGAACAATGGTGATGTTATTATCATCAGTGTTCCGCCTTTGACAGAAGAGCGTCGTCGTGATTTGGCAAAACAAGCAAAAGCTGAGGCTGAAGATGCTAAAATCGGTATTCGTAATTCTCGTAAAGATGCAAACACTGAAATCAAAAAATTAGAAAAGGAAGGAACTTCTGAAGACATTTGCAAATCTGCTGAAGAAGAAGTCCAAAACTTAACAAATGCTTTTACAAAAAAAATTGATGAATTATTGGCTGCAAAAGAAGCCGAAATCATGAAAGTGTAATTTTATTTGGCACAAAATAAAAAAATCCGTTTGGTGTAATTTTGCCAAACGGATTTTTTTATTCTTATTTTTGCATACCAAAAGTAAAATCTTTCCGTTTTTGAAACTATAACACCTTTATGAAGCTATTTTGTTTGTTGACTTTGTTTTTTACGCTTACGATTCAAGCGCAATTTCAAATAAACGGAATTGTTACTGATCCGCACAACAAACCGCTTCCTTTTGCAACCATTACTACTGCAGACAATAACAACACTATTACTGATGTTGATGGAAAATTTGAACTTAAAATCAATTCGAAAACGACCACTTTTGCCGTTTCTTACATTGGATTTCAAACAAAATTAGTTCCAGTTGTAGAGAAGAAAAAATTCTATGCGATTTCGCTTTCTCAAAAAACAGATGATTTAAAAGAGGTTCTTGTTTCAAATGAAAATCCTGCATTAACAATCATAAAAAAAGTTATCGCTAACAAGAACAAAAACAATCCGCAGAAAAAACTAAGCAGTTTTGAATATAAAACCTATAACAAGCTAATTGTTACGGCAAATCCGGATTCTATCGATGGCCGAATTGATTCTTCTGCCGCTTACAAAGATTTCAATAAAAAGACAATCAATATTGATTCTTCTGATTATAAGTTTAAAGAAATTATAACCAAACAACATTTATTTCAAACCGAGAAAGTTTCGCAGTATCAATTTGGAAATAATAAATTAAAAGAAACCATCTTAGGCACAAAAATGGCCGGTTTTAAGCAACCTGTTTATGAAATTATCGCCTTTAATCTGCAGTCTATTTCGATTTACGATTCGAAATACGAATTGTTTGAAACCAAACATCAAAGCCCAATTGCTGACAACGCATTTTCTGATTATAATTACAAGCTTCTGGACACCGTTCCCATTAAAGGTCGAAATACCTTTATGATTTACTTTAAAAACAAGAAAAGAAAAACAAATGCACTAGAAGGTGTTTTATATATTGATCAGGAAAATTTTGCTATAGCGAAAGCGGTAATGCGCATCAAAGCTGTTTTAGACATTAGCGGTATTCATGAATTTGAATATGTTCCTGAAGAGAAAATCTGGTTTCAAAGCAATACTACTTTCAAAATTGTAAAAGGGAAGAATGACGATGATATTAAAATTTTAGGCGGAACCATTCAATTTGATGGCGACGTTGAAGATAATTATGAACGAAGAAAAAAAGTTGCCTCTGATTTTACATATTTAATTTCTGAAAGCAATAATTTTGACATCCATTATAACACACATTCTTCAATAAAAAATCCATCGCTTTATATTGAAATTAAAGACGATGCAAACAAGCAACCAGAAGAATTTTGGAACAAATACCGAAAGGAAAGCTTAGATCTAAAAGGCCAAAGAACTTATCAATTAATAGACAGCTTATCACTCAGCAAAAGAATTGAAAAACGTCTTGGTTTAGGCCGAAAAATCATCAACGGTTATCTTCCAATCGGCCCTATTGATTTGGATTTAAAAAAAATCATCAGTTATAACAATTATGAAGGTTTTCGTTTAGGTCTTGGCGGTGTTACTAACGATCGTTTTTCTAAGCATTTTAGAATTGAAGGTTATGGCGCATACGGAACAAAAGACGGCGTTTTTAAATACAATCTGGGCGCTGGCGTTTTATTAGACAAAAACACCAATACTTGGCTAAATGGATCGTACACCGATGATGTCCGCGAGATTGCGAGTACCGTTTTTGCTGTTGATAAACGCGTTTTCAAGATTTATGATCCGCGCCCAATCAACATTAGTACTTTTTATAAATACATTGCCTGGAAAGCAAATATTCAAACCAAATTTATTCCGAAAACAGAAGCTGTTTTCGAGTTAGCCAGAACGTATGTTGAACCAAAATTTGATTATCTTTTCAACTATAATGGGCAATTGTATTCGAATTATATTATGACTACTGCTATGGCTTCAATTGTTTGGGCGCCATTCAGCGAATTCATGCAGACTCCAACGGGAAGGACAGAAACGGATAAAAGATTTCCAAGATTTACTTTTCAATATACACAATCATTGCCCAATGTTTTAGAAAACGACTTTACATTCAGCAAAATTGATTTCAAAACCGAATATGAAAAAAAATACCTGAACGGACAAAAAACAAGTTTACTTCTACAAGGCGGTGTTGCAATGGGCGATGTGCCAATTACGCATTTATACAACACAATGCCGAACAATCTAACCAAAGAAACCGTTATTCAACGTATAACTTTTGCCGGAAGAAACAGTTTTGAAACAATGTATTTTAATGAGTTTTTCTCTAGTCAATATGTCTTTTTTCAAATAAAACATGGTTTTGACCGAATTAAAATCATGAAAAAAGTCCGCCCTTCATTGGTTTTAGTTACCAGAATGGCTTGGGGAAATATGGAAAAACCTGAACAGCATGTTGGACCTGATTATAAAACTTTAGATAAAGGTTATTTTGAATCTGGAATTGAATTAAACCGAATTTTCAAAGGTTTTGGTTTAGGCGGATTTTATCGTTACGGACCGAATCAGTTGCTGAAATTTGAAGATAACATCGCAGTTAAGATTTCTTATGTTATTGATCTCGGTCTTTAATTTTAAATCCCAAATTTTATAGCCACTAATTCAAGAATTTGACTTCTTAACTTTGTTATTTTTTTTCCGCTGAATTTCACAAATTGTAACAAAATAAATTTATGAAAATTTGTGAAATTTGCCGTTAATAAACTGCGCAAGGAAATTCGATAAATTCGTGAATTCGTGGCTATAAAAAATCCCAAACCCCAATCAAAAAATTGGAATTTGGAATTTAATACATTGGAATTTCCAAAACTTTTATGGCTTGAGAATCAAAACAGACGGCGTATTATTCAGCCAGGTACTTTGAGATTCAATTAGTTTTTTCCAGCTGTCCAAACTAATAATCATTAAGTTTTGCGTTTCTAAAAACTCTTTTTTGATTGTTCTGTCATGCATAATCATAATATGATTTGGTGCAATTTGCTCAATCGAGCGAATGGTTTCCTGAATATCTCTTGTATTTTTCACTTCACCGCTGGCATCTAAAACTGTAATTTGAGAACCATTGTTGTTGATTAATTTTTTAGCATATTCAATAAGGAAAGCATCTTCTTTGCTAAAAACCGGCATAAAAACCTGATCAACTTCTTCTAAATCTTTATCAATAAAAATTCCGACTGGCATTTTACTTTTCGTAATAATATGACGCGTTCTTTCATCAAAAGGATTATTCTCAAACAAACCTTCTTTTCCTGTAAACTTATCAATCAAACGATCTGGATTTACAATTCGAGTAGTAAAACCAAGAATTTTTCCAAGCAAAGTTCCCTCAAAAATAGATTGTCCTAAACCAACCAGCAATAAATCATATTCGCCTTGGTTAGCCGTATCGATAATATCGGCATCAATATCATTTGTTACTTTGAAAACACTGTTTATACTTTGATTCAAATTCTTTGACTCTTCAATAACAGGGACAAGCATTTTTCTTTCGTGATCTTTAACATCAAATGAATGTATTTCTGTGCTCAACGACAAATGCATTGCCGTAACTACCGAATTATCTCCTTGTTTCTTGACTAAACTATTGGCAATTTTAAGTAATTTTTTACCTCTTTCAGGAGTTGCAAATGAAAGCAAAACCTTGTATTTGCTTTTGCTTCCAATCTCTTCTGGAACAACAGTTGCTTTATCTTTAAAAACAAAATTGATAAAATCTAAAGCTGGTCCCGTCATAAAAGTTGTCACTAAAGCCATGATGACCATCATTGTAAAAATTTCAGTAGACAGTACACCTAAATCGTAACCAATATTCAAAACAACCAATTCCATCAATCCGCGGGTATTCATCAAAGCACCAATGGCTAAACTGTCTTTCCAGTTTTGCCCTACGAATTTTGCTGCCAAAGCGCTTCCAAAAAACTTCCCTACAACGGCTACAACAATAATCAAACCTGTGATTTTCCATAACTCAGGATCATTCAACAATCCAATTTGTGTGCGCAAACCTGTAAATACAAAGAATAATGGCAAAAGCACAATTATCGAAACGTCTTCTACTTTTTCGATAAATATATTTCTGAATTTATTGTTTTCTGGCATAATCGCTCCCGCTAAAAATGCACCGAATAAAGCGTGGATTCCAATTAATTCTGCGGCATAAGCTGAAAATAAAAGTGTCAAAAAGAAAATAGCAACGACAGGTTTATTTAAACTTTCGCGAGTCGAATTTAAGTCTCCAACGCGTTTCAAAAACGGACGAACAATTTTCAACATGATAATCACGTATAAAATTGCCAGACCAATTACATAAAGCGAACTCGTCAAAGAGCCTGCTTTTACGATTGCAATTACAACCGCCAAAATACACCAAGCCGTAATATCATCGGCCGCGGCACAAGTAATAGCAATAGTTCCTAATTTCGTTTTTTGAAGACCTCGTTCCTGCACTATTCTTGCCAAAACCGGAAATGCCGTAATACTCATGGCGATTCCCATAAACAATCCAAAAGAAGAAAAAGCAACTCCTTCAGGTGCAAAAGTTCCGTAAATAAAATAAGCCAAAACTAATCCTAAAGCAAACGGAATAACAATACTCGCATGACTGATTACAACAGCGTCATGTGCCTTATTCTTCAGTACTTTCAAATCCAATTCCATTCCGATTACGAACATGAAAAGGATCAAACCAATCTGGCTTAAAAATTGAAGATTTCCTAAAGATTCTTTTGGAAACAAAGCTGCCGAAAACTCCGGAAAATACATTCCAACCAAAGATGGCCCAAGAACAATCCCAGCAATCATTTCTCCGATTACTGACGGCTGTCCTATTTTTCTAAAAAACCAGCCGAACAAACGGGCAACTAAAATAATAGTAACAATCTGAGCCAATAAAATAGCTAACGGATGCTGTAAGTTTTCAACCATTGAATGCAGAAAATCATTCCAATGATTGCTTTCTATTTTTTTCTCTACTACATTTCGACCTGCTTCAAGAGATGAACCTTGAGAAATGATCCAATATATCAAAGTTGTAAAACCACCAATAACTGTAATGTAAAATAAGGAGTTTTTAAAGTTATTCATAACTCGTTTTTTAAAATTATGAAACAAATATCAGAAGTCCATTTTACGTGAAAAAGCAATTTTGCAGCTAATTTTTCATGTATGTAATAAGTCCGAAAAACTTTGTAATAAGTTATAAAAATGATTGTCACTCTGAGCGGAGTCGAAGGGCAAACCAACCTGATCGGGCTTCGACTCCGCTCGGCCTGACACGATTTTGACTTATTTTCACCTTATATTTTCACCTTTCTCAAAAAATCTGAGCGATAGGTTTCGCTCAAAATCATAGTGGCATTTTTGTTGTTTTCTTCCAAGTGATGCAATACGATTTCGTTATGATTAAAAAATTTTATTGCTTTTACTGCAACAATTTCTTTTTTGTTCACGCGACAAAAATCGGCTTCGGGCAATTCTTTTAAAAGTGTGTCGAATTTTATGTTTTTCAAATTCAAGAAACTGCCGTCGGTCAGCAAAACTATTTTATCGCGGCTGTCGCTCAAAGCTGTTTTGATGTATTGAATTTGGTTAAAATAAAGCAACGTTTTGCCTTTGTCGGTATTCAGCTGCATGAATTTTTTCTTAGCGTCTGGTTTTTCAAATCGCTCAATTGCTTTTGAAATTGCTTTTTGCAAACGCTCTAATTTTACAGGTTTTGTAATATAATCTACAGCATCAATATTAAAAGCATCTGCTGCATATTCTTTATACGCAGTGCAAAAAATTACCAATTTGTTTTGAAACATTTCGGCTAAATGAAGTCCGTCGATTCCGGGCATTTCGATATCCGAAATCAGCAGATCAAAATCAAGATCGGCAAAATCAGATAAAA comes from Flavobacterium sp. KACC 22761 and encodes:
- a CDS encoding response regulator transcription factor yields the protein MDTKLKCLLLDDELPGLTYLKMLCEQIPELEIVKTCNDPEKLLSDFADLDFDLLISDIEMPGIDGLHLAEMFQNKLVIFCTAYKEYAADAFNIDAVDYITKPVKLERLQKAISKAIERFEKPDAKKKFMQLNTDKGKTLLYFNQIQYIKTALSDSRDKIVLLTDGSFLNLKNIKFDTLLKELPEADFCRVNKKEIVAVKAIKFFNHNEIVLHHLEENNKNATMILSETYRSDFLRKVKI
- the frr gene encoding ribosome recycling factor, which translates into the protein MSEEIDFILESTEESMNGSIAHLEKEFLNIRAGKASPAMLGGVFVDYYGAATPLSQVSKISVPDARTITLQPFEKNMLSVIEKAILVANIGFNPMNNGDVIIISVPPLTEERRRDLAKQAKAEAEDAKIGIRNSRKDANTEIKKLEKEGTSEDICKSAEEEVQNLTNAFTKKIDELLAAKEAEIMKV
- a CDS encoding DUF5686 family protein, whose amino-acid sequence is MKLFCLLTLFFTLTIQAQFQINGIVTDPHNKPLPFATITTADNNNTITDVDGKFELKINSKTTTFAVSYIGFQTKLVPVVEKKKFYAISLSQKTDDLKEVLVSNENPALTIIKKVIANKNKNNPQKKLSSFEYKTYNKLIVTANPDSIDGRIDSSAAYKDFNKKTINIDSSDYKFKEIITKQHLFQTEKVSQYQFGNNKLKETILGTKMAGFKQPVYEIIAFNLQSISIYDSKYELFETKHQSPIADNAFSDYNYKLLDTVPIKGRNTFMIYFKNKKRKTNALEGVLYIDQENFAIAKAVMRIKAVLDISGIHEFEYVPEEKIWFQSNTTFKIVKGKNDDDIKILGGTIQFDGDVEDNYERRKKVASDFTYLISESNNFDIHYNTHSSIKNPSLYIEIKDDANKQPEEFWNKYRKESLDLKGQRTYQLIDSLSLSKRIEKRLGLGRKIINGYLPIGPIDLDLKKIISYNNYEGFRLGLGGVTNDRFSKHFRIEGYGAYGTKDGVFKYNLGAGVLLDKNTNTWLNGSYTDDVREIASTVFAVDKRVFKIYDPRPINISTFYKYIAWKANIQTKFIPKTEAVFELARTYVEPKFDYLFNYNGQLYSNYIMTTAMASIVWAPFSEFMQTPTGRTETDKRFPRFTFQYTQSLPNVLENDFTFSKIDFKTEYEKKYLNGQKTSLLLQGGVAMGDVPITHLYNTMPNNLTKETVIQRITFAGRNSFETMYFNEFFSSQYVFFQIKHGFDRIKIMKKVRPSLVLVTRMAWGNMEKPEQHVGPDYKTLDKGYFESGIELNRIFKGFGLGGFYRYGPNQLLKFEDNIAVKISYVIDLGL
- a CDS encoding cation:proton antiporter; the protein is MNNFKNSLFYITVIGGFTTLIYWIISQGSSLEAGRNVVEKKIESNHWNDFLHSMVENLQHPLAILLAQIVTIILVARLFGWFFRKIGQPSVIGEMIAGIVLGPSLVGMYFPEFSAALFPKESLGNLQFLSQIGLILFMFVIGMELDLKVLKNKAHDAVVISHASIVIPFALGLVLAYFIYGTFAPEGVAFSSFGLFMGIAMSITAFPVLARIVQERGLQKTKLGTIAITCAAADDITAWCILAVVIAIVKAGSLTSSLYVIGLAILYVIIMLKIVRPFLKRVGDLNSTRESLNKPVVAIFFLTLLFSAYAAELIGIHALFGAFLAGAIMPENNKFRNIFIEKVEDVSIIVLLPLFFVFTGLRTQIGLLNDPELWKITGLIIVVAVVGKFFGSALAAKFVGQNWKDSLAIGALMNTRGLMELVVLNIGYDLGVLSTEIFTMMVIMALVTTFMTGPALDFINFVFKDKATVVPEEIGSKSKYKVLLSFATPERGKKLLKIANSLVKKQGDNSVVTAMHLSLSTEIHSFDVKDHERKMLVPVIEESKNLNQSINSVFKVTNDIDADIIDTANQGEYDLLLVGLGQSIFEGTLLGKILGFTTRIVNPDRLIDKFTGKEGLFENNPFDERTRHIITKSKMPVGIFIDKDLEEVDQVFMPVFSKEDAFLIEYAKKLINNNGSQITVLDASGEVKNTRDIQETIRSIEQIAPNHIMIMHDRTIKKEFLETQNLMIISLDSWKKLIESQSTWLNNTPSVLILKP